The genomic region GATAAATACATTTATCCTGAAACTGCCACAGACACTGACTGATAACTACTGACAGCTAAACGTGTGCTTTATGcttattatattgatatgattCGTGGAAGGAAGGAAGGAGTTCAATTATTCATGTGATAATTTCAACATACGTTCGTAGTAATCTGCATTGTCGTTTGAGGTTAAATGGCTGCAGAAGACCGTTCCTACATCCTCAATCTACAAGAAACATAAATATAAGTACAAGTTATTATAATAACATCATCAGTGAATCATAGAAAATGTTAAAACTGTGacaatctaaaaatagattcaGCTATTTCCCCGTTTGAATTTCTTCTCATTCATACATGTAAGTctcatattgaaaaaaaactgcATTTGAGATTAAATTGCACGTGTTAAGGGACATCCTGAATTTGATAAGGTCTTAAAACAAATTGCATTTTTGAACGATGATTATTTACCTCGGATTATTTATACTGCCTACAAAAAATACACTCTTGAACAACTCATCTGGCAATCACCACAATCGATTTTGTCAAGGCCCGGATGTTGCGATTGCGCATCGGCTATACTTCTTACGTCGACAAAACGCTTGACTAGCTTGGTGCTAATGTCTATGGAGACAGGTTTAATCAGGACACGTAAAATTGAAACCGCAATATTTTGTAGCTTAATCTGATTGGCTAGAAACCAAAACAGgatttttaacaatttattgCGTTTTGACGTCATGCTTCAGCGAATCCATTATTTTGCCCTTGATACTGTATGATCCATCGGGCTGTTTCTTGTcaaatgtttaaatttaaacGTTAACAGGTTTTTGAAATAGCAATAACACCGTATCCAACCACTTCACTATATAGATGCTATTTTATTATATGTATTGTCGAGATGAATGTGATTTGTACGTCAGTTATACAGAATGACACCTGAGGGGTTTGGAAGTCAAGAGCCCTGGTAgccctggcaactgccccacgtaggtttcgaactcgcaacccagatgtggagggctagtgataaagtgtcaggacaccttaaccactcggtcactgCGGCCCCCTGATGTGGCATTCAACAAGCTGTCCAAGATTTGCCCATTCGGTAACCAGCGACTTTAGAGTAAAACTTTTCAATTTTGGGTCGCTGTGCGGGTTGCACACAGTATATGTTTTCGGTCTTCATTTTGAATACATACGCTTGTTCACTTTATAAACTCTGAAACATGGGATTGAAAGGCTAGTCATAGACAAAGTATGACGCTGTTGGTATTCCTGAATGTACTAGGCTTACCGGTTATATCTAGTTCATCATTTATGGTAAACTCGCTACTAATTTGGCTATTGAATTTATGAATTTGATGTTATGATCATTACTCATACAAATTCGATGGTTACTTGAACTATTAGCCCGACACAAGGTAGGAATTTTTACGTGTAAGCCGGGCTTTTTTTCTTATGGACGCTATGCCGCTGGTTATGACTTCCTATTTTATCTCTCATCTAGaatgtatctatattgacaATTATTACAACCTAACAACCGACCATTaggcttttttttttgcattttatgCTATGGTCAAATATTCTCCTGTCTagttacattttgtaaattaatttttttcacgTATAACTATATCAATAAACAGTATATGTTTTCTTGAGAAAGAAATCAAAGCGATGCGGTAACCTATCATGGCGCAATGGGGCCAAATGACTTCCATAGAAACCCTTCATAACATTCTTATTCTCGAGATTGGCATCTTTTTAGAAATCAtacacaatgaaaaaaaaacatgcaaaaaaacaacaacaaacaaacaaacaaaaaagcaaaaaaacagcaacaacaaaacaacaacaacaaaaaacagctacaaacccccccccccccccccccccaaaacaaaaacaaaaaaaacccaactacAACAAGAATACCTACCTCAGCCTCGATATAAGCCCGTATGAGGATTTGTTTTACGTCCGGTTCAAAGAAAACGGTTTTGACGGATTTCACCTTCTTCTTACTGAGAAGCACAATTCCAGGTGCGTTGATTGCCTCCCGTTTTGTGTAGTCAAAACAGCGGAATATCTCATTTAACCCGGAAAACGCTAAACAAGAAATGCATCCCTGGCTTTTGGACATCAATCCACAGCCAGCAGCACAATTCACAAACGCTGCCCTGTTGTCCGCCAAGGTAGTGCAGTGCCACGCAATACACGCTACTGTCGATTTTGCGTTGTGACATGGGGGTGCTTTTACCCAACCaaaaaacatcatttcttgGTACAGAGGCGGCGAGTAGACGGACACGCTTTTATCTAGTTCTTCTTTCAACATGGCCAGGTCGTCCCCATACCACACCTGGAAATAAAATTGGTAATAAAATGCTACTTTTGTTTAATAATTTGACATAAATAAACATGTGTATTCATCAGGGAATGGTTATATAAGTCATTGTCCATATAGTATTATGCATACAATTAGAATTTGTTAATGGTTGAAGGAAGAGGCCAAGAGGATTGTAAGAATTAAATTCACATTTTGTACAAGACACTGAAGATATCATTTCCCCGCGTAGTAACATTGCGAATACTCTACTGATTGGGTTCTTTTCCAGCACTAACAAGGAACATATTTTAAACTCTTTCTTTGtataaatgttgaaatatgCTATCCTAGTGGCCAGAAAGGCCAGGGctacgatagctcagtcggttagagttTCGGTCACTTATAATTAACGTCGGGTGAATGTCCGATATACAGAGTTCGACGTTCTCTAcacgtgtcggtttgtgttgctcgagaagctgagaaacggactggtctgtgctgtcatgatTGTGTCCTTGGGCGAGCCATTTCAccttaattgctctggatggcggGTAacaggcctcccgtatgttgttctgTGAGGAAGTCACCTACTACTACAAGGcgaccccgcctcaaaattaACTTTGTTTTGTCATGGGGCGATACGTTCAAAACCATATCTGATTGAAATACACTTAACCGTCTTCTAATCCATAATGACTCTTGCCTCCAGGGAGCCAGATATTTAGCCAATATCACCTTATATAACGTCtcatataagtttatataagtGTGTATCCATTACCGTATTACAGATAGAAATATATGTACTCATGGTCTAAGTCTGAAATTGCTATCAAGAGGGActaccaagggagataactctcttATATTAAAATTTATCGTTAATACTCACCTCTTGAAGACACATGACGTCATAGTCTCCGGATTTCAGTGCCCGGATAATGTTTGGCTTCCGTTCTTCATAGTTGTCTATTCGTCCGAATAACCCGGCGTTGAATGCCTGTATTTTTATTGCCTGAATCACGCCCCATAGTGACGTCATATACAATGACGTAACACAAAACAGCCGTACAAACATCATAGTGTGAAATCTGGGGAAAAGCAAagcaaaacaacaaaaacaaaaacaaaaacaaaaacaaacaagaatcAGTCCGAAACGGCCAGAATTGACTTGTGGAGGCTTTTGTCTGAAAACGTTTTGGGCTGCAGCACAAATGTTTCAATCAAAAtcttaaaattcaaattttcacaGTACATGCTCAGTGAAATCTTAATAAGGGATTgtgggaaaatcacaaaatcaaataaagtaACTTGTGTCTCCTATAGGAGGAGATGAATCGCTACCTTACCTCACAGCTATGTCAAGAGAGCATACAACCTTGTAAAGTCaaataaaaaacagaaaacCAACATCCAAGTGCAAATGTGCACCATATCAATATCGTATTGTCAATATCATAGTGTCAATATCATAGTGTCATTATCATATTGTCAATATTATAGTGTCAATATCGTAGTGACAATATCATAGTGTCAATAGCATAGTGTCACTATCATAGTGTCAATATCATATTGTCAATATCATAGAGTCAGTATCATACTGTCAATATCATACTGTCAATATCGTATTGTCAATATCATAGTGTCAATATTATAGTGTCAATATCATACTGTCAATATCATAGTGTTAATATCATACTGTCAATATCATAGTGTCAATATCATAGTGTCAATATCATAGTGTCAATATCATACTGTCAATATCATAGTGTCAATATCGTAGTAACATTATCATAGTGCCAATACATAGTTTCAATATCGTAGTGACATTATCATAGTGTCAATATCGTAGTGACATTATCATAGTGTCAATATCATAGAGTCACTATCATAGAGTCAATATCATACTGTCAATATCGTATTGTCAATATCATAGTGTCAATACCATAGTGTCAAAATCATACTGTCAATATCATACTGTCAATATCGTAGTGACAATATCATAGTGTCAATATCATAGTGTCACTATCATAGTGTCAATATCGTAGTGACATTATCATAGTGTCAATATCATAGTGTCAATATCGTAGTGTCAATACCGTAGTGTCAAAATCATACTGTCAATATCATAGTGtcaatatcataatgtcactATCATACTGTCAATATCATAGAGTCAATATCAAAGTATCAATATCCTAGTGTCAATAGTGGAGTGTCAATATAATAGTGTCAATATAGTAGTGTCAAAATCATACTGTCAATATTATTATAGTGTCAGTAGTGGAGTGTCAATATCATAGTGTCAATATAGTAGTGTCAAAATCATACTGTCAATATAATTATAGTGTCAGTAGTGGAGTGTCAATATCATAGTGTCACTATCATAGGGTCAAAATCATAATGTCAATATCATTATAGTGTCAATATCGTATTGTCAATATCAGTGTCAATGTAATACAAACAATATCATTGTGTCAATACCATAGTGTCAATATCATATTGTCAATACCATAGTGTCAATATCATACTGTCAATTTCATACTGTCAATATCGTACCGTCAATATCATAGTGTCAATATAATACTAACAATATCATACTGTCAATACCATAGTACCAATATCAAAGTGTCAATATCAGTGTCAGCATCTTAGTATCATTATCGTAATGACACTATCATAGTATCATTATCAATACAATACcagaatcaatatttatatatcagagTTTCAATGTAATAATAACAATATCGCAATACCAATTAAATAGTGTCAATATAATAGTGTCAATGTTATAGTGTCAATGTTATAGTGTCAATATAATAGAGTCAATGTTATAGTGTCAATATAATAGTGTCAATGTAATAGTGTCAATGTAATAGTGTCAATATAATAGTGTCAATGTTATAGTGTCAATATAATAGTGTCAATGTTATAGTGTCAATATAACAGTGTCAATATAACAGTGTTAATATAACAGTGTCAATATAATAGTCAATGTAATAGTGTCAATATAATAGTGTCAATATAATAGTGTCAATGTTATAGTGTCAATGTAATAGTGTCGATATAATAGTGTCAATGTTATAGTGTCAATATAATAGTGTCAATGTTATAGTGTCAATATAATAGTGTCAATATAATAGTGTCAATGTTATAGTGTCAATATAATAGTGTCAATGTTATTGTGTCAATATAATAGTCAATGTAATAGTGTCAATATAATAGTGTCAATGTAATAGTGTCAATATAATAGTGTCAATGTTATAGTGTCAATATAATAGTGTCAATGTAATAGTGTCAATATAATAGTGTCAATGTTATAGTGTCAATGTTATAGTGTCAATATCGTAGTATCAagtaaaaatgtcaatattacattttgttgaatgttTTCTGAAATTGTAACTAATAAAACGCTGATGATAAAGCAACTGAATAcagaacataaatatatacatgtataacatttgtaaCTAAAAGCGAAAATATAGGCAAGGGGCAATGGTCAACGTGTTAATATCGATTGGTTATCAAAAGTGTTGTAATCTACGGCGATAGTCCTACAGGCAAACATTTCGTCAACTAACGTATTTGAAATCTGCGAGGCATTCAAAATATTTCACCTTTAGTAAAAACCTCTCTACGCGTATTATGATAAAACTTAGTTGCCCACTGTATAATCAGTTGTGGATAAAAATATATGGTTAATACCAATTAAAAAATGTCCAATTTCcttatttttgcttttttttttttttttgtccttttGGTGTGTTTTTTCAATAGTTTGACAAGAATTACGTAAAGGAACGTATACTTTACTTTTATCGGATAATTTATATGCGATACAAAAATCCTAACTCTTCAACTAAAAGTAGACGATGTCATGACTATGGGTCAtttttagcatttttttttataattaactTTTTATTGAGTTTTTCATCatgaatacaatgtacattacataatttcttacacatacacacacataccaagACTTGTATAAACTCAATCGAGTACTGAAATGACCGTGAGAAGAttatatacatctacatgtactaGTGTATATTATTGTTGAATATCATGTGCAGAGGCTTTTACAGTAGTTCATTaatcacatacacacatgtatacacacacacatacatatatccCATACAAACACATTAAATGTAATAACAATGCAGAGAAAACTAAATATCATCACCCACTCACACATTTATCATGTctgtactatatacatgtatatttcttcttttttttttagtttttaatttttaaagacatttttaatacatgaattcataagaaccacacacacaataacacatcTCAACATCAAGCATTTTCTGTTACaggtttttcttttctttctttctttctttccttaacttttatttcttgaaaaaaaaaaaaaaaataaaaaaaaaaaaaaaaaaaaaaaacaaaaacaaaaaacaaaacaaaaaaaaacccaccagcTATCAATACTTCGTCTAAGATGCATATGAATAAGCTGCCACACGCtttaaaaatgcataaaatgaaGGAAATACAACAGAAGACATGCTTGGTGTTTACAAACTGATAGTACCCGTCGAATATATCTACATATCTAAGCTACATATATGGTcaactattttatatataaattgtatattttgtcaataCAGAGCCAAACTTACCTTGTTAGTTATCGGACGTATTTCCTTGTATGCACGTGGTCTGCGTATCGTGTTTTTTACCTACAGAGGGGGCTTATGTGttatcaaagtatatatgtatgatacttTACCTGGACTGTGACGCCTCCCATTTATTGGTCGGGGCGATCTGAACTATTATTTCCGTAATGGGTCACATGAGTCATACAAATCTACTCAGGTGAAACGGACATCAATTAGACTTCCCTTGAGACTGAAACTGCTGTGTTAatttaaagattataacttttactacttggacAAAAAGACACATTTcccattaagtttcattttggcGACATACACTTAATTTAGACCTAGGATTCGATTGTCGGTACATTTACACTTATCTGCCTTTGATCAGCAATTGAATATATTGCGTTGAAAGGGGATGGGGAGAAAACTTATGACGAAAACGTCTTTATAATAGGGAGAGGCTGTTCCTCCTTAACCAACATTAAGATAAAGTAAATGTGTTTACGCTCTGTAGTGAAAAAGGTATGTTATCGACATTTTCTTTAGACTACTTTATTTAAAAAGTATGTCGATTGTATAACGTCAAATACTTAAAACTACAGACATATTCGCGGTTTTCAAAGTACATGTAGATCCAATGAAATTTAGCTGAAATACACAGTTACTTTtctttatatacagtagtatGTTCTATCAGGACAGTTTGAAACCACGAATAGTCCATATGTCATAAGTATCAGAATAAGGACGAGCAGATTAGTCGATTAATAGCATTTctgttgaattttaaaaaaatctacggttttatttcaaaattcaaattaatcCCATATCGATTGCATATATGCATGTCGGTATAAGTTTCTTTATATGATTTACCAGTGATCAGATCGCTCCGCCCGAATAAAAGGAAGCAAGAATATTTCCTCGGGAATGTTAAATGAAGCAATGGTCTATATTACACGTATGCCTTAACTGATCCAATTAATTGGCTTTAACAGGTCCATATACAGCCTTAAGCAAAGCGACAGTGATTAAGTTGCATGTAAAATGTCAGATCATATTTTCATATAACTGGGATAGTTCTACTCCGTGAAACTGcaaaaaattgtaattttaataGGTTTATCATTCGCTTTTTTCGCCCCCAggatataataataaaattaatacAATGTGGATATTTGTATTTGCATTTTGAATGATAGTGTTGAAAAAGAGCCCTCCTATGTGAGAACACCTGTTGTGCTAGGGATTAACCTCAGGGCTCCCCAACCCTGGCAACCCATTAATCTTCGCTGGAGGTAAAAcatgattttgttaaaaaaaaaaaagtttgatattaATCTTGATGTTGACTTTTTCGCTTGTCTTTTCTCGAACATATGTGTactacattttacattattggACAGATTCGATAGACATGACCACATCTCTCGTATTCCTAACATTCGATTTAAAATGGCACGGATTAAGGGGTAGATAgaagaaaatataatattttaaggCGTGGAAATTAAAGAGGGATCTTGGGACCAAGCATTGAGTGATCtataagactgatcttttctctacctTTCCTTTATAATCACACGGGGAACCTCCATATCAAGCCTAAGAAATATCTAAGTTtatcaataacaaacttcaacttcCTCTCAAGTCCTTTTTAAGAAAAATCGATTTTATGGACGGAGGACAGACGGACTACGGGCCATGGACTTAGGGCGATgtgaatagcccaccatctgatcctctgaccatctgatgatggtgggctgaaaaaataaacaagttttcttTAGTGCTGCTATAATCcgtttttttatttcaatcttATTGTTAATCATAAGATATGTGTGTCTATAAAGacaattataaatatacaaataaataaatatgtatataggtacaaaaaataaacatctataaatcttgttttttttatagttgTACATGATTTCATCTTCAATTGGAGAGTTCCAAAAACAACAAGCCGCATTTTTATGTTAAGTATCCCCATGACAACAAGTTTCGTTCTCAGTGAAATTGTCACATGACAAAAAGCTTTGTTTACAGTTACGTGCACCCATTGCAAGCCTCGTTTTCATTAGATGTGCCCCCAGTAAACAACCAGCCTCATTTTCAGCAGAAGCGTCTCCATAACGACAAGCCTCATTTTCAGTGGAAGTTTTGCACCAAAAATCCAGCCTCGTTTTCATCAGGAACGTACTCAAATTGGCCCCCTTTTTCAGAGGTCTTTAATTTCCAACTTCCACCTCAATACCATAATGGTCCGACATCGGGAAATTTTCATCAAGGATGTTTTCGACAAATAACCTCTGAAACAAGAACAAGTGTTACTTTAAGAGCCAACCAATTTATCGTTTGAGAAGATTGTCACGTGTATAACACGTGGAAATTTGTTTTAGAGGCAATGGACTAAATGACATGGTAAAGTAGTGAACGTATTGCTTATGTAACATTGTCATGGTTACGGTCCTTGGTAAGGGGGTAATATCACAATTTAAATTTTCGAACATGGTCTTAACAATATTGACCGAGGCTGAGCTGAATATTGTCGATGACAAGGTTCATAAGTTAGGGATAGACCTCAACTGAAGTCCACAACTGATTTATTACAGGTCGTTTGAAAATGAGAATAATACTTTTACATGTTATGAATAAATGCATGgaaagtttcatttttttacttttgttattttttattaccAAGTAGAGTACTTCAAACAAATAACACAATTTTCAGTACGCTTTTAAATCTGTAACAATATACTGTACCAGATCGATATAACGCCATATTGAGTGAATAAAGTGTccatttttatgttaattagaTACAAAACTTGTTTGTAAAAGGATGGAGtgacatattttattgatatctGGATTACATTTGCACATGGTGACATCACGGTGATTAGATCCGAGGTAACACGTGATAAAGGTCAGCCTTACCCTAGCACTGATGACCGTGTGATCTCGCACAAACACGTGATCGAGCACGTGACTGTGGTTCCAGCCATGCATGAGAGGATTCTGAAGACAGTATGTGCATCTTCCGACCATGGCAACATACGGCGAAGCGAATCCCTCAGACAAGAAATGGTTGTAGGCACCTTAATGGACAGTCATGATTTACACGTTAACGGCATTGGTTATCAATATTTGTACAACTATACGATAAATTCTATACTTTACATTACAAGCCCTCAACATCCAAACAATAATATGGGCTCGAACTACAGTGTAACACCCATGTCACGTTACATACTTATGAGCCATAAGGCTTCCAGTTGAATAAACTATTGAACATTCGCTCTACCACCTGACTTAAAGGAAACATCATTTCTTTTGGAAGTCGGTTTaagtgacctatactctccatattttcaaaacaatgtgTATATGTACACTATTAATGATGTCTCTTAATTATTGCATATTTCTAGCTGCTTCGGTTTTGAACTCTTCCATGCGTTTTAATGTACAGTACAAATATACATGAACATTGCTGGTAACTcgctttttcatttaaatactaGTCTTAAAACATATCGAAATATTAAAGCCATACGTTCAGTGTATTGTTTATTAATGAATATGGTAGTCATCCATTGAATTTTACGTCCCTAGACCCGCACCATTCCTAATCAAGattcacacaactaaatcagccaatcagctggtgtttcacctgaaccaaatccccgaggaaaatgtgtttcttaggtttatAGCtattttcctgagtaaataacatatgaaatgggtactttctacATACTAGAATAAAGTGTAGGGTCTTGAGaat from Pecten maximus chromosome 11, xPecMax1.1, whole genome shotgun sequence harbors:
- the LOC117337020 gene encoding uncharacterized protein LOC117337020 isoform X2; translated protein: MLKEELDKSVSVYSPPLYQEMMFFGWVKAPPCHNAKSTVACIAWHCTTLADNRAAFVNCAAGCGLMSKSQGCISCLAFSGLNEIFRCFDYTKREAINAPGIVLLSKKKVKSVKTVFFEPDVKQILIRAYIEAEIEDVGTVFCSHLTSNDNADYYEPNLKDKYASSKDQNLADSRKLTEAARLKNKPLIVGDLNTSPEVTAFNVTADFVGSYNHFLSEGFSSPYVTMVGKCTFCVPNPLVKGWMYNNILDHVMIRNHTVLSAKRIYDQNIPYKDYPMSDHYGVEVEIAN
- the LOC117337020 gene encoding uncharacterized protein LOC117337020 isoform X1: MMFVRLFCVTSLYMTSLWGVIQAIKIQAFNAGLFGRIDNYEERKPNIIRALKSGDYDVMCLQEVWYGDDLAMLKEELDKSVSVYSPPLYQEMMFFGWVKAPPCHNAKSTVACIAWHCTTLADNRAAFVNCAAGCGLMSKSQGCISCLAFSGLNEIFRCFDYTKREAINAPGIVLLSKKKVKSVKTVFFEPDVKQILIRAYIEAEIEDVGTVFCSHLTSNDNADYYEPNLKDKYASSKDQNLADSRKLTEAARLKNKPLIVGDLNTSPEVTAFNVTADFVGSYNHFLSEGFSSPYVTMVGKCTFCVPNPLVKGWMYNNILDHVMIRNHTVLSAKRIYDQNIPYKDYPMSDHYGVEVEIAN